A region of Salvelinus alpinus chromosome 24, SLU_Salpinus.1, whole genome shotgun sequence DNA encodes the following proteins:
- the st14b gene encoding ST14 transmembrane serine protease matriptase b produces MDSFDSGTKFTPKTQDDDWENSVTFLPAPDTKKLEKNRGSKTLFVGIGLVGLAAVIALTTGLLVWHFHLRRGEVRLTKMYIGSMSITNQRFIDSYDNPNSNEFKQLAMQVSQQLKGIYSKYKDLDKYLVGSTVQAFSEGNRGSEDNVVAYYLSEFDVPIGRGSAVDAAIGSMDPMEGSPKGRMGTGRRPSSSLLINNVMSGALDARMTQALLNAPQTYSYHISENHTATLQSPGFPDSPYPPNTYVSWRLHADRGYRIKLEFDTFNLEADCQNDFIKVYDSLVPLEQQVMAEKCGYYTRNEPLSFISSGNVMLLILVTNKQKNFPGFRATYSQVPLNSQDCGGQLSGLNGTFTSPNFPSHYPPLTKCVWDIEVPKGKSVKVQFNKLLMSEPGQNNNNCPKDYVEINSEKLCGDKPYSTVVTSTVNKIVVIFNSDMSYVDSGFTAEFEAFVPTTQCEPDQIKCRNGLCKVKFWQCDGVNDCGDSTDEENCGSCKSGEFTCRTGSCISERLKCDGRADCADGSDESNCATSLALQCSEYTYKCKNNMCISKLNPECDEEEDCDDGSDEADCQCGIRPYRHSRIVGGQASIEGEWPWQVSLHIRGSSHVCGASVINDRWLVTAAHCVQDDIKVKYSQPQQWEAYLGLHVQSQTNKWTLKKNLKQIIQHPGYQADTYDNDIALMELDSPVTLNQNIWPICLPTARHYFPAGKPVWITGWGTTREGGFEASMLQKAEVRIINATVCNTLMEGQTTSNMLCAGVLDGGVDACQGDSGGPLSSMEDSGRFFLAGVVSWGDGCARRNKPGVYTQVTKYRDWIKQKTGV; encoded by the exons ATGGATTCGTTCGATTCTGGAACGAAGTTTACCCCGAAAACGCAG GATGATGACTGGGAAAATTCTGTCACATTCTTGCCAGCCCCAGACACCAAGAAGCTGGAGAAAAATAGAGGGAGTAAAACACTTTTTGTTGGGATTGGCCTCGTGGGGTTGGCAGCAGTCATTGCGCTGACGACAGGCCTGCTGGTTTGGCATTTTCACT TGCGGAGAGGAGAGGTGCGATTGACAAAGATGTACATTGGCTCTATGAGTATCACCAACCAAAGATTTATAGATTCCTACGACAACCCCAACAGCAATGAGTTCAAACAACTGGCCATGCAGGTGTCACAGCAG CTGAAGGGGATCTACTCTAAATACAAAGATCTGGATAAATATTTAGTGGGATCCACAGTGCAAGCCTTCAG TGAAGGCAACAGAGGGAGTGAGGACAATGTAGTGGCCTACTACCTGTCTGAGTTTGATGTACCGATCGGTCGGGGGTCTGCAGTGGATGCAGCTATTGGCTCCATGGATCCGATGGAGGGAAGTCCGAAGGGGAGGATGGGGACGGGTCGCCGGCCATCCAGCTCCCTGCTCATCAACAATGTGATGTCTGGAG CTCTGGATGCACGTATGACACAGGCCTTATTGAATG CCCCCCAAACCTATTCCTATCACATCAGTGAGAATCACACGGCCACATTACAGTCACCTGGCTTTCCTGATTCTCCATACCCTCCAAACACATATGTGTCGTGGAGACTACATGCTGACCGAGGCTACAGGATTAAACTGGAGTTTGACACCTTCAACTTGGAGGCTGACTGTCAGAATGACTTCATCAAGGTGTATGACTCCCTGGTGCCATTGGAGCAGCAGGTCATGGCAGA GAAATGTGGATATTACACTCGCAATGAGCCTCTGTCGTTCATTTCCTCTGGAAACGTCATGCTGCTGATTCTGGTAACCAACAAGCAGAAGAACTTCCCTGGCTTCAGAGCCACCTACTCTCAGGTTCCCCTCAATAGCCAAG ATTGTGGTGGTCAATTATCAGGACTTAATGGCACCTTCACATCTCCAAACTTTCCCTCCCATTACCCACCTCTGACCAAGTGTGTCTGGGACATTGAG GTCCCAAAAGGGAAGTCTGTCAAGGTGCAGTTCAACAAGCTGTTGATGTCTGAGCCAGGACAGAACAATAATAATTGTCCTAAGGACTACGTAGAGATCAACAGTGAAAA GCTATGTGGCGATAAGCCATACAGCACTGTGGTCACCAGCACAGTCAACAAGATAGTAGTGATATTTAACTCTGACATGTCCTATGTGGATTCAGGTTTCACTGCTGAGTTTGAAGCCTTTGTGCCAACTACTC AGTGTGagccagatcaaatcaaatgtagaaATGGTCTTTGTAAAGTCAAGTTCTGGCAGTGTGATGGAGTCAATGACTGTGGGGACAGCACAGACGAGGAAAACTGTG GGAGTTGTAAATCAGGTGAGTTTACCTGTCGAACTGGAAGCTGTATCTCAGAGAGACTGAAATGTGATGGCCGTGCTGACTGTGCTGACGGCTCTGATGAATCAAATTGCGCAACAT CTCTAGCCCTGCAATGCTCCGAGTATACTTACAAGTGTAAGAACAACATGTGCATCAGCAAGCTGAACCCAGAGTGCGATGAAGAAGAGGACTGTGATGATGGCTCAGACGAGGCAGACTGTC agtGTGGTATACGGCCTTACAGACACTCCCGTATTGTGGGTGGGCAGGCCTCCATTGAGGGGGAGTGGCCCTGGCAGGTTAGCCTTCACATCCGAGGGTCTAGCCATGTGTGTGGAGCCTCAGTTATCAACGACCGCTGGCTCGTCACTGCTGCCCACTGTGTCCAGGATGACATCAAAGTCAA GTATTCTCAACCTCAACAATGGGAAGCATACCTTGGACTTCATGTTCAGAGTCAGACTAACAAGTGGACGCTGAAGAAGAACCTGAAACAGATCATCCAGCACCCTGGCTACCAAGCCGACACCTATGACAATGACATAGCTCTTATGGAACTGGACAGTCCTGTCACACTCAACCAGAACATCTGGCCAATCTGCCTGCCCACGGCCAGGCATTACTTCCCTGCTGGCAAGCCAGTGTGGATCACTGGCTGGGGGACCACCAGAGAGGGGG GTTTCGAGGCATCAATGTTGCAGAAGGCAGAGGTCCGTATCATCAATGCCACAGTATGTAACACCCTGATGGAAGGGCAGACCACTTCCAACATGTTATGTGCTGGTGTACTGGACGGAGGAGTAGATGCCTGTCAG GGAGACTCTGGAGGTCCGTTGTCCTCCATGGAGGACAGTGGACGTTTCTTCTTGGCCGGAGTGGTGAGCTGGGGGGACGGCTGTGCCCGCAGGAACAAGCCTGGCGTCTACACCCAAGTCACCAAATACAGGGACTGGATAAAGCAGAAGACTGGGGTGTAG